The genomic stretch GCGATCACTCGGCCAAGCTGCATGCCGCGCTTGCTGACCTCATCGTCGGCACCGGCACGCAGACCGTCTTTCTCGGCGGCCCCGAAATGCGGGCGCTGGCCGAAGCGCTGCCGGGCGATATCAAGACGGAATACCGCGCCGGCGTCGAGGAGCTGAAGCCGGTGCTGCTTGCTGCGCTGAAGCCGGGCGACGTGGTGATGATCAAATCGTCTAAGGGCATCGGTTTTGCAAAACTGGTCGATGCGCTGCTGGGCAAATTCCCGGCTCAATCAACAGCCAACAGTCAGTCGTAGGGTCGGGGAACGAAAGCGCATGTTCACACTGCTGGTCGATTTCGCGGACAAGATCTCGGTCTTCAACGTCTTCCGCTACATCACGTTCCGCACCGGCGGAGCGCTGATCACCTCGGCGCTGATCGTCTTCATCTTCGGGCCGACCATCATCAATTCGCTCAGGCTGCGGCAAGGCAAGGGCCAGCCGATCCGCGCCGACGGACCGCAGACGCATTTCAAGAAGGCCGGCACGCCGACCATGGGCGGGCTGATGATCCTGTCCGGCATCATCGGCTCATCGCTTTTATGGGCGAACCTGTCGAGCATCTATGTCTGGGTGGTGCTTCTGGTGACGCTGGGCTTCGGCTCGATCGGCTTCTATGACGACTATCTGAAGGTGACCAAGCAGTCGCATCTCGGCTTTTCCGGCAAGGCACGGCTCGGGCTCGAATTCATTATTGCCGGCATCGCCGCCTGGGTGATCATGCACAACGGCCAGGCGCCATTCTCATCGTCGCTGACCTTCCCCTTCGCCAAGGAATTCCTGATCAATCTCGGCTGGTTCTTCATTCCGTTCTCCTGCTTCGTCATTGTTGGCGCCGGCAATGCGGTGAACCTGACCGATGGCCTCGACGGCCTGGCGATCGTACCGATCATGATCGCCGCGGCCTCCTTCGGCGTCATCGCCTATCTCTCCGGCAACGCGGTGTTCGCCGAATATCTGCAGATCCATTTCGTTCCCGGCACCGGTGAACTGGCTGTCGTGCTCGGCTCGGTCATCGGCGCCGGCCTCGGTTTCCTCTGGTTCAACGCGCCGCCGGCGGCCATCTTCATGGGCGACACCGGTTCGCTGGCCATGGGCGGCCTGATCGGCACGGTGGCGGTCGCCACCAAGCATGAGATCGTGCTGGTCATCGTCGGCGGCCTGTTCGTGGTCGAGATCCTCTCGGTCATCATCCAGGTCGGCTACTTCAAGATGACCGGCAAGCGCGTGTTCCTGATGGCGCCGATCCACCATCATTTCGAAAAGCTCGGCTGGACCGAAAGCCAAGTGGTGATCCGTTTCTGGATCATCGCCGTCATCCTGGCGCTGGTCGGCCTCTCCACCCTGAAGCTCAGATAGGAAACCTCCTTGATCCCCGCCGCATCCTTCGCAGGCAAGCACGTTTCGCTCTTCGGGCTCGGTGGCTCGGGGATCGCGACCGCGCGGGCATTGATCGAGGGTGGGGCGGACGTGTTGGCCTGGGACGATAATCCCGACAGCGTCGCCAAGGCGGCCGCCACCGGCATCGCCACCGCCGATCTGCGCGGCCCCGACTGGGCGAAATTCTCGGCTTTCGTGCTGTCGCCCGGCGTGCCGCTGACGCATCCCAAGCCGCATTGGACGGTGGAACTGGCGAAGGGCGCCGGTGTCGAGGTGATTGGCGACATCGAACTCTTCTGCCGCGAGCGGATTTTGCAGGCGCCGACGGCGCCTTTCATCGCCATCACCGGCACCAACGGCAAGTCGACGACGACGGCGCTGACGGCGCATATCCTCAAGGCTTCCGGCCGCGACACCCAGATGGGCGGCAATATCGGCCGCGCGGTGATGACGCTCGATCCGCCGCAGCCTGACCGGCACTACGTCGTCGAATGCTCGTCCTACCAGATCGACCTGGCGCCCTCGATCAACCCGACGGCCGGCATCCTGCTGAATCTGACGCCGGATCATCTCGATCGCCACGGCACCATGCAGCACTACGCTTCGATCAAGGAGCGGCTGGTGGCGGGCAGCGAGACGGCGATCATCGGCATCGACGATTCCTGGTGTGCGCAGATCGCCGAACGGCTGGAGCGGGCAGGGCGCCAGGTTATCCGCATTTCCAAGCGCCTGCCGCTGACCGACGGCTATTTCGCCGACGGAACCAATCTGATGGAAGCCGTGCACGGCCGCTACAGCAAGGTCGCCTTCCTCGAAGGCATCGGCTCGCTGCGCGGCCAGCACAACGCGCAGAACGCGCTTGCCGCGGTCGCCGCCTGCCTGAAAGTCGGGCTCGACCTCGGTGAAATCCAGTCCGGACTGGAAAGTTTTCCGGGTCTCGCCCACCGCATGGAGCAGGTCGGCCGCAAGGACCATGTGCTGTTCGTCAACGATTCCAAGGCGACCAATGCCGATGCGGCGGCACCAGCCCTGTCGAGCTTTCCGCGCATCTACTGGATCGCCGGCGGCCTGCCCAAGGAAGGCGGCATCGAGCCGCTGCGCGGCTTCTTCCCGCGCATCGCCAAGGCCTATCTGATCGGCGAGGCCGCACCCGCCTTTTCGGCGACGCTGGGCGAGGCGGTGCCCTACGAGATATCGGGCACGCTGGCCGCGGCGGTCGAGCATGCCGCGCATGATGCGGCCAAGGACGACAGCGGCGAGGTGGTGGTGCTGCTGTCGCCGGCCTGCGCCAGTTTCGATCAGTTCAAGAATTTCGAAGTTCGCGGCGAAGCCTTCAGGCAAGCTGCGAGCGTTATAGATGGCGTCAAACCCATCGGAGGGGCACGATAATGCAGAGCCGTCTCGATAAAAGTCCTGTCGCAACCTGGTGGTGGACGATCGATCGCTGGTTCCTGGCGGCGTTCCTGTCGCTGATGGGGCTCGGCATCGTACTTTCCTTCGCCGCCAGCCCGGCGGTGGCCGAGCGCATCGGCCTCGACAGTTTCCACTTCGCGACAAGGCAGATCATCTTCACGGTGCCGGCGCTCGGCGTGATGCTGGCCGTCTCCTTCCTCGATTCCAGGCAGATCCGGCGCATGTCGCTGATCATGCTGTGCCTGATGCTGGTGCTGATGGTGGCGGTGCTCTACATCGGCGTCGAGGTGAAGGGCGCGCGGCGCTGGGTCTCGCTCGCCGGCCTGTCGATCCAGCCGTCGGAATTCCTGAAGCCGGCCTTCGTCATCATGTGCGCCTGGCTGTTCGCCGAGCACAAGCGCCAGCCCGACATTCCCGGCAATCTGTTCGCCATGCTGTTGCTGGTGCTGGTCGTGTCGCTGCTGGTGGCGCAGCCGGACCTCGGCCAGACCATGCTGACGACCGGCACCTGGGGCATCATGTTCTTCATGGCCGGGCTGCCCTGGCTGTGGATCATCGTGCTGGGTGCCGCCGGCGTGGGCGGCGTCTTTGCCGCCTATACGGTGTTTCCGCACGTTGCCTTGCGCATCGACAAATTCCTCACCGGCGAAGGCGACACGTTCCAGGTCGACATGGGACGCGACGCGCTGATCAATGGTGGCTGGTTCGGCGTCGGGCCGGGCGAAGGCACTGTCAAGCGGGTCATCCCCGACAGCCATGCCGACTTCGTCTTCTCGGTCGCGGGCGAGGAATTCGGGCTGATCATGTGCTTCTTCATCATGTCGATCTTCGCCTTCATCGTGCTGCGCGGCCTCAACACGGCGCTCAAGGAACATGACGATTTCACCCGCTATGCGGTCGGCGGCCTCGTCACCGTGTTCGGCCTGCAGGCCGTCATCAACATGTGCGTCAACCTGCAACTGGTGCCGGCCAAGGGCATGACGCTGCCCTTCATCTCCTATGGCGGCTCCTCGCAGATCGCCATCGCCATTTCGATGGGCATGGTGCTGGCGCTGACACGCAAGCGGCCGGAGAAGCGCAAGCAGATGGGTTTTGCGCTTCCGCAGCGCGCCCAGCCGGCGGAGTGACATGGCGAGGGGTGTCATCCTTCTCGCAGCGGGCGGAACCGGCGGACATCTGTTTCCGGCCGAAGCGCTGGCGCATGAGCTGATCGAGCGCGGCTGGTCGGTGCAACTGGCCACCGACGACCGCGCAGAGCGGTTTGCCGGCCACTTCCCGGCTGCGGCCATCCATCCGATCCAGTCAGCGACGATGGGTTCGAAAAATCCCATCGCCGTGCTTGGCGCCTTCTGGAAAATCTGGCGCGGTGTGCGCG from Mesorhizobium sp. NZP2077 encodes the following:
- the mraY gene encoding phospho-N-acetylmuramoyl-pentapeptide-transferase encodes the protein MFTLLVDFADKISVFNVFRYITFRTGGALITSALIVFIFGPTIINSLRLRQGKGQPIRADGPQTHFKKAGTPTMGGLMILSGIIGSSLLWANLSSIYVWVVLLVTLGFGSIGFYDDYLKVTKQSHLGFSGKARLGLEFIIAGIAAWVIMHNGQAPFSSSLTFPFAKEFLINLGWFFIPFSCFVIVGAGNAVNLTDGLDGLAIVPIMIAAASFGVIAYLSGNAVFAEYLQIHFVPGTGELAVVLGSVIGAGLGFLWFNAPPAAIFMGDTGSLAMGGLIGTVAVATKHEIVLVIVGGLFVVEILSVIIQVGYFKMTGKRVFLMAPIHHHFEKLGWTESQVVIRFWIIAVILALVGLSTLKLR
- the murD gene encoding UDP-N-acetylmuramoyl-L-alanine--D-glutamate ligase; amino-acid sequence: MIPAASFAGKHVSLFGLGGSGIATARALIEGGADVLAWDDNPDSVAKAAATGIATADLRGPDWAKFSAFVLSPGVPLTHPKPHWTVELAKGAGVEVIGDIELFCRERILQAPTAPFIAITGTNGKSTTTALTAHILKASGRDTQMGGNIGRAVMTLDPPQPDRHYVVECSSYQIDLAPSINPTAGILLNLTPDHLDRHGTMQHYASIKERLVAGSETAIIGIDDSWCAQIAERLERAGRQVIRISKRLPLTDGYFADGTNLMEAVHGRYSKVAFLEGIGSLRGQHNAQNALAAVAACLKVGLDLGEIQSGLESFPGLAHRMEQVGRKDHVLFVNDSKATNADAAAPALSSFPRIYWIAGGLPKEGGIEPLRGFFPRIAKAYLIGEAAPAFSATLGEAVPYEISGTLAAAVEHAAHDAAKDDSGEVVVLLSPACASFDQFKNFEVRGEAFRQAASVIDGVKPIGGAR
- the ftsW gene encoding putative lipid II flippase FtsW, which translates into the protein MQSRLDKSPVATWWWTIDRWFLAAFLSLMGLGIVLSFAASPAVAERIGLDSFHFATRQIIFTVPALGVMLAVSFLDSRQIRRMSLIMLCLMLVLMVAVLYIGVEVKGARRWVSLAGLSIQPSEFLKPAFVIMCAWLFAEHKRQPDIPGNLFAMLLLVLVVSLLVAQPDLGQTMLTTGTWGIMFFMAGLPWLWIIVLGAAGVGGVFAAYTVFPHVALRIDKFLTGEGDTFQVDMGRDALINGGWFGVGPGEGTVKRVIPDSHADFVFSVAGEEFGLIMCFFIMSIFAFIVLRGLNTALKEHDDFTRYAVGGLVTVFGLQAVINMCVNLQLVPAKGMTLPFISYGGSSQIAIAISMGMVLALTRKRPEKRKQMGFALPQRAQPAE